GACGGAATCGATCGCTTCAGGAATGCGTCGCATAAGGGCAAGCAACAATCCCCAGGTGTGCTCAGCCGTCGCGGTGATGGTGCTCAGAAAAATCTGTTCGCCTTTCAGGCTGAGGACAGGAAGATTCCGTGCCTCTGCCGTCTCGAGATCGATATGGTCGAGGCCGGTTGTCGCCGACACGATGGCTTTCAGATTCTTGCCCGCTTCGAACACTTCCCGATCGATCTGATGGTGTAGCCGGACGATCAGAATGTCATAGGCTGAGATACGCTCCAGCAGTTCGCGCCGACACAGCGGCCCGTCGTTGATCTCGCCTAACCGCGCCAGGACCGCACGCGCTTCTCCGCAGTATCCTTCGGGCTCGAGGTTGAGAATACGATACTGCCCGGGCGGGACATCTAGAACAGGGGTCCTCATGGCTCGAAATCATCCTGCGAAAAGAGTGTATCTGCCGGGACCATCCGTCGCAGCTTGCGCCCCAGGATCTCTCCGACTCGTTCGACGGCAATCCCTGTACCAGGTTTCTTGAACGTCAGATGTTCGGATGAAAGAATCGTTCCGGCAGGAAGGTCCGACATCGCCACGGCGCTTTTGGTAAAGAGGCGCCTGAGCGGCCGCATTTCTTCCGACATTTGATCCTTATCAACAGGGTGATTTCGGGTCTTCTCAATGAACCGGATCCCTTCGACAAGCTGACGGAGTTCATCGGCGGTCACACTCGCCGGCACGTCCGGCCCGGGCATCTCCCGACTCATGGTCACGTGAACTTCGAGTGCTTCGATCCCGATTGCTGCTGCTGCCAGGCCGGCATAGATAGTCCCTGAATGGTCCGACAGCCCGACGTGGCAGCGGTACCGGGCCCGATACATCGGAATAAGATTCAGGCCGATCTTTTCCGGTGGGCAGGGATACGCCGTCGTGCACTGAAGCAGGGTGGTAGGCGCC
The Nitrospira sp. CR1.1 DNA segment above includes these coding regions:
- a CDS encoding N-acetylneuraminate synthase; its protein translation is MTDPCLIIGEVGQAHDGSLGLAHAYIDAIANAGADAVKFQTHIAQAESTPGEPWRVKFSRQDATRYDYWRRMEFSEEQWQGLRAHAADRRVKFISSPFSLPAAQMLQRVGLDGWKVASGEITNRPLLEFMVASGIPILLSTGMSALSEIDEVVGFLETHQAPTTLLQCTTAYPCPPEKIGLNLIPMYRARYRCHVGLSDHSGTIYAGLAAAAIGIEALEVHVTMSREMPGPDVPASVTADELRQLVEGIRFIEKTRNHPVDKDQMSEEMRPLRRLFTKSAVAMSDLPAGTILSSEHLTFKKPGTGIAVERVGEILGRKLRRMVPADTLFSQDDFEP